ACGATCACCACCGGGTGCTTCCGCCGGACGGCGTGGTCGACGAGACGCACGCCGGAGTTCACCGTCAGGGAGGACCCGACGACGAGCAGCGCGTCCGCGTCGGCGACGATCGACACGGACTCGCGGAACTTCTCGGCGGGGACGAACTCGCCGAAGAACACCACGTCGGGCTTGAGCACCCCACCGCACACCGAGCAGTCGGGCACGACGAAGCGTTCGACGTCGGTGATCTCGACGTCGCCGTCGGGCTGGAGCTGCACGGACCCGGGCTCGTCGATCCACGGGTTCGCCCGGTCGAGCGTGGCCGCGAGGTCCGAGCGCGAGAACACCTGGCCGCACGTCAGGCAGACGGCACGGTCCATCGAGCCGTGGATCTCGACCACCCGCCGCGAGCCGGACCGGAGGTGCAGCCCGTCGACGTTCTGGGTGATGACCCCGGTGACGATCCCCGCTCGTTCGAGTTCGGCGAGCGCGCGGTGCCCGTCGTTCGGCGCAGCCGCCGCGAAGGTCCGCCAGCCGAGGTGCGAGCCGGCCCAGTAGCGCTGCCGCTTCGCCGGGTCGGACCGGAACTCCTGGAACGTCATCGGCTTCCGCACGACGCGGCCCTCGCCCCGGTAGTCGGGGATCCCCGAGTCGGTGCTGAGTCCGGCGCCGGAGAGGACCGCGATGCGCTTGCCGGCGAGCAGCTCGACGGCGCGGTCGAGGTCGGCCGCGGTGCTGTGCTCGTCGCTCGGGGGCATCGTCTCCACGGTACCCTCAACAGCCGACCGTCCCGCGTCCTTCCCTCCCAGAACGGAACCCCGTGCAGCCCGTCCGCATCGACTCGCTCGACGACCCTCGCCTCGACGACTTCGCACGACTCACCGACGTGGCACTCCGACGTGTGACCGAGCCGGAGGGCGGGCTCTACATCGCCGAGTCCAACACCGTGATCGAGCGTGCGATCCGGGCCGGACACGTCCCGCGGAGTGTGCTCGTGCAGGAGAAGTGGCTCGACGACGTCCTGCCCCTCGTCGCGGAGCACGACGGTCCGGTCTTCGTGGGTCCGGACGCACTGCTCGAGGAACTCACCGGGTTCCGGATGCACCGTGGTGCCATCGCCGCGATGCACCGGCCCGAGCTGCCGACGGTCGCGGAGGTCGTCCGTGGCGCGGAGCTCGTCGTCGTCCTCGAGGACATCGTCGACCACACGAACGTCGGCGCGGTGTTCCGGAGCGTCGCTGGCCTCGGCGCGGACGCCGTGCTCGTCAGCCCGCGCTGCGCCGACCCGCTGTACCGCCGCAGCGTCCGGGTCAGCATGGGCACCGTGCTGCAGGTGCCGTGGACGCGCATCGGCGAGTGGCCCGCCGCCGGGGAGGAACTCCGCGACCAGGGCTTCCACCTGGCCGCGATGGCGCTCACGGACCGCTCGGTCGACCTCGACCGGTTCGTCGCCGACGTCCCGGAGCGGGTCGCCCTCGTGATGGGCACGGAGGGCCAGGGGCTCACCGACCGGGCGATCGCGGCCGCGGACACGACGGTGCGGATCCCGATGTCGCACGGCGTCGACTCGCTCAACGTGGCCGCGGCGAGCGCCGTCGGCCTGTGGGCCGTCGCGCACGCGCAGCGGGCGCGCTGACCCGGCGGCGACCTGCGCGGGGCGCGCGACCCTGCCTGGAGGCACGACTCGCGTTCTCCACAGCCGGTGCGTCCTCGCAGGGCCCGCCCGCGCCTCCCGGCTAGGCTCCTTGGCTGTGCCACGAGTCGTCCGCCGCCCCCGCTCCGCCGTCCGGCGGCCCGTGACGATCAGCGTGGTCGCGGTGCTCGTCCTCGCCGTCGGGTACCTCGTGGCCGCGGCCGTCGTGCCGTTCGCCCCGGCGAGCGCAGCGACGACGACCTACTCGGCGCCGACGTCCACCGTGCCCGACCTCACCTTCCCGGGCTACGGCGCCACCGCGGTCGAGGCGACGGACTTCCCGGAGAGCCTGCGCACGAGCGGCGACCGCGAGCAACGGTCGATCGCGAGCATCACGAAGGTGGTGACCGCGCTGGTCGTGCTCGAGGAGAAGCCCCTGGAGCCGGGGGAGCGCGGACCGACGATCCGCTTCACGAAGCAGATGCAGGGGCTGTACGCGACGTACCTCGCGAAGAACGGCGAGGTCGCACCGATGCCCGACGGCCTCCGGCTGTCCGAGTACCAGACGTTCCAGGTCATGCTCATGAAGTCGGCGAACAACTACGCGGGGTCGCTCGCGCTGTGGGCGTTCGGGTCCATGGACGCCTACGAGAAGGCTGCGGGCACGTGGCTCGACGAGCACGGCCTCGACGACACGGTGATCCACGAACCGACGGGCCTCGACCCGCGGAACCGTTCGACGGCGACGGACCTGGTCGACCTCGGGCAGCTCGCCCTCGCGAACCCGGTGGTCAAGGAGATCGTCGGCACGAAGCAGGTCACCGTGCCGGGCGCCGGCGAGATCGAGAACTCGAACAAGCTGCTGGGTCTGGACGGGGTCGAGGGCATCAAGACCGGCACCCTCGACGAGGCCGGTGCGTGCCTCCTGTTCGCGGCGACCTACGAGCGGGGCGGCCGGCAGGTCACGGTCGTCGGGGCGATGCTCGGCGGCGTCGACCATGACTCCCTGGACGACGACGTGCAGCGGCTGCTGCGGTCCGTGGCCGACAACTTCCAGCTCGTGACGCTCACGCACGAGGGACAGACCTTCGGTACCTACAGCACGCCGTGGCAGGACGGGGCGGACGCGGTCGCGGCGAAGGCGTCCGAGGTCTTGGTGTGGGGGAAGAGCACGGTCACGGCGAAGACGCACCTCGACCCGGTGACGGTCGGCGACCGCGGGGAGCGGGTGGGTCGGGTGCGGTTCACGATCTCGGACCACGCCGCGGTGACCGTGCCGCTCGAGCTCGACCGATCGATCACCGACCCCGGCGTCTGGTGGCGCTGGACGAACCCGTTCCAGGGCACCTGAGCCGTCAGGAGTCCGGGCCGGGCAGGAGTCCGGGCTGGTCAGGAAATCGGGCCGGTCAGGTGATCGGGCCGTCAGGAGCCCAGGTCGGTCCGGACGTGGAGCATCCACGCGGTCTCCCGGGTGCTGTGGAACCCGGCGAAGCCGATCATCTCGACGCCCGACCGCTCCGACGTCGAGAGGCGGAACCGGTACCGGCCGTCCGCGCACGCGACCGGCGACGGGAGGCCGACCGATCGCGTGGTGGAGCCGGCGCGGATCGTGAGCGCACCCTCGATGCGAGCGTCGCCGAAGCACGCGAGCTCCACGGATCGGATGCGGGTGGGCGACGGGAAGGTGGTCGACACCTGTGGCTTCGCGATGCTCGTCGGCGCGTCACCACCGGCGTCGACGCGGGCGAAGAGCAGCGTGTCCTCGTCCGACGCCCGCTCGCGCACCTCCCACCGGTGCAGCGCCGCCTCGTCGATCGGTGGCGGCCCGCTGCACCCGGCGAGCAGGCCGGCCAGCGCGACGACAACGAGGGCGGGGAAGACGGGACGCACCCGATGAGGCTAGCGTCGACCTCGTGACGACGACGTTCCCGCGCAGCTCCCCGTCCGCCCTCGGCATCGACGCACGCGGGGTCTCCGCGTTCCTCGACGCCCTCGAGTCGACGCCCGACGTCGAGCCGCACTCGTTCCTGCTGCTCCGGCACGGCCAGGTCGCCGCAGAGGGCACCTGGGACCCGTACCGCGCCGACTCCGTGCACCTGCTGTACTCGCTGAGCAAGAGCTTCACCGCCGCCGGGGTCGGCATCGCCGTCCGCGCGGGCCTGATCGACCTCGACGCGACCGTGCTGTCGTACTTCCCGGAGCTCGACGCCGAGGTCACGGACGAGCGCAGCCGTCGGATCCTGGTGCGGCACGTCCTGGCGATGGCGAGCGGCCACCGCGAGGAGACGCTCGAGCGTGCGCGGGCCATCGACCCGACGGACATCGTTCGGGGCTTCCTGCTGCTGCCGCCCGACGAGGAGCCCGGCTCGGTCTTCGCGTACAACCAGCCGTGCACCTACACGCTCGCGGAGATCGTCCGCCGCGTCTCGGGTGGCTCGCTCGTGGACTGGTTGCGGCCGCGGCTCCTGGACCCCCTCGGCATCACCGACTTCGCCTGGAAGCGGGACGAGCAGGGCAACGAGCTCGGCTTCAGCGGCTGCTACGCACCGGTCGAGGCCGTCGCGAAGCTCGGTCAGCTCTACCTCCAGCGCGGCGTGTGGGACGGGCAGCGCATCCTCGACGAGGACTGGGTCGACGCCGCAATGCGCGTCCAGGTCGAGAACCCGCAGGAGGAGAACCCCGACTGGAGCCAGGGGTACGGCTTCCAGTTCTGGATGGCACGGCACGGGTTCCGCGGCGACGGCGCCTACGGGCAGTTCTGCGTCGTCCTGCCGGAGCAGGACGTCGTGCTCGCGCTGACCGGGCAGAGCCTCGACATGCAGGCGGTCCTCGACGCGGCCTGGAAGCACCTGCTGCCCGCCGTCGACGGGGCGTCGGTGGACGCGGGCGCGGACACCGGCCTGGAGGCACGGATCGCCTCGCTCGCTCTGCCCCCGGTCGCGGGTGAGCGGCTCCCGGACGCCGCTGCCCACGGTCCGCTGCACCGCGACGGTGCCGCGTGGCGCCTCGAGCTCGACGTCGAGGGCGGGCACCTGTCCGTCCCGGTCGGCGAGGGCGCGTGGGCGGTCGAGGGGCCGCTCGCCGGCAGCGCCGCGCTGGTCGACGACGGCGCAGCGGTGCTCGTCACCGTGCGGTTCGTCGAGACCCCGCACGCGGCGCACGTCCGGATCGCGACGGACTCGGGCGACGCGACGTTCGACTGGGTGACGCAGCCGCTGCACGACGGTCCGACGACGCTCCGGCGGCCCGCAGCCTGACGCGCGGTCGACCGACCGACCGAGGCTACGGCGTGTCGGAGCGGTGCTCCACGACGTCCTGGAGCTCGGGGCGCTTGGGGGAGACGCCGTCGCCCGAGGACGTGTGCTTGATGCGCCGGACCACCCAGGGGACGAGGTACTCCTTCGCCCACCCGAGGTCCTCGACGCGGGCTTCGCGCCAGGGGCGAGACTCGAGCGGCTCCGGGGCGAACGGCGCGAGCCCGTGGTCGACGCCGAGCGTGTCGAGGACGGCGGCGGCGACGGTGGCGTGACCGGTCGGGGAGTGGTGCAGCCGGTCCGGTGCCCACATCCTCGGGTCGCGGAGCACCCGGAGCGCCCACATGTCGGCGACGAGTGCGCCGTGCTTCAGGGCGATCGCGTGCAGGTTCTCGTTGTAGATCGCCGTCTTGCCTCGGACCATGCCGAGCACCGGCGTCATCCCGACGTCCGGCCCGGTGAAGAGCACCACTGTCGCGCCGTCGCTGCGGAGCCGCTCGACCATGCCGTCGACCTTCGCCGCGAGGTCGTCCGGGTCCGTGCCGGGGCGGATGATGTCGTTGCCGCCGGCCGACACCGTGACGAGGTCGGGTCGGAGCGCGAGCGCGGGCTCGACCTGCTCGTCGATGATCTGCTGGAGCAGGCGACCGCGGATCGCGAGGTTGGCGTAGGCGAAGTCGCCGGCACCGTTCGCGTCCGCCTGGTGCGCGAGGACCTCGGCGACCCGGTCCGCCCAGCCCCGGTTGCCTCCGGGCACGGTGGGGTCCGGGTCACCGATCCCCTCGGTGAACGAGTCACCGATCGCGACGTACCTGGACCAGGGATGACGTTCTGACACGCATCGGACCCTAGTCTCGTGGCATGAGCACGGCCAACCCGATCCCCGCGGACCTCCTCGCGCGCATCGCTGCCCGGGCCCCCGGGTACGACGCCGCGAACGCCTTCTGCGCCGAGGACCTCGACGAGCTGCGCGCGGCCGGGTACCTGCGGCTCGGCGTCCCCGTCGAGCAGGGCGGCCAGGACCTCGGGCTGCGCGCCACGGCCGCGGTCCAGCGGACCCTCGCGACGGCTGCGCCGGCGACGGCGCTCGGGCTGGGCATGCACCAGGTGTGGGTGCAGGCGGCCCGCAGCGTGCGCGCACGGGGCGGGTCGTTCCTCCAGGTCGTCACCGACCACGCGGCGGACGACCACCTGCTCGCGTTCGGGGTGAGCGAGCCGGGCAACGACGCCGTGCTCTTCGACTCGCTGACGGCGGCGGAGCCGGACGGCGACGGCGGCTACCGGTTCACGGGGACGAAGGTCTCCACCTCGCTCGCGCCGGCGTGGGACGTCCTGAGCGTCTTCGGGAAGGACACCTCCGGCGCGGAGCCGGTGCTCGTGCACGGCTTCACGGTCCGTGCGGACGGCGGTGTGACGCACCGGGACGACTGGGACACGCTCGGCATGCGGGCGACGCAGAGCCGCACGACCCTCCTCGAGGGTGTGCACGTGCCGGCGGAGCGGATCGTGCGGGTCCTGCCGGTCGGACCGAACCAGGACCCCCTGGTGTTCGGGGTGTTCGCCGCCTTCGAACTGCTCGTGGCGTCGGTGTACGTGGGGATCGCCGAGCGCGCGGTCGAGCTGGCGGTCGCGGCCGTCCGTGACCGGACCGCCCTCGACGGCACGCCCCGGTCGGACGACCCTGACGTCCGCCGCGCCCTGGCCGACGCGCAGGGAGCGGTCGACGCGGTCGCCCTGCAGGTCGACGCGCTCGCTCGTGACGTCGACGAACTCGTCGACCACGGACCCCGGTGGTTCCCGCTGCTCGTCGGGACGAAGGCGCGCACGACGGACACGGCGCAGCACGTCGTGGACGAGGCGATGCGCGTGGTCGGTGGTTCCGCCTACCGTGCGGGGAGCGAGCTCGCACGACTCGCGCGCGACGTCCGCGCCGGGCAGTACCACCCGTCGTCGCGCGACTCGGCGGCCCGGACGATCGCGGCGGCGCTGCTCGGTCCGGCGCGCTGAGGGGTCCACTGCGGCGGTGCGTCCTGATGGGACGTCGATGTCGGTGGCGGGTGGCATCATCGCCCTGTGAGCAAGCAGGACGGACGCAACCGGCTCGTCTCCGACGTACCCGTCGACGACGTCACCGCCACCGTGCTGCACGTCGACATGGACGCCTTCTTCGCGTCCGTCGAGCTGCTCGACCGTCCGGACCTCGTCGGTCTCCCGGTCATCGTCGGGCACGACTCGGA
This is a stretch of genomic DNA from Curtobacterium sp. 458. It encodes these proteins:
- a CDS encoding Sir2 family NAD-dependent protein deacetylase, which encodes MPPSDEHSTAADLDRAVELLAGKRIAVLSGAGLSTDSGIPDYRGEGRVVRKPMTFQEFRSDPAKRQRYWAGSHLGWRTFAAAAPNDGHRALAELERAGIVTGVITQNVDGLHLRSGSRRVVEIHGSMDRAVCLTCGQVFSRSDLAATLDRANPWIDEPGSVQLQPDGDVEITDVERFVVPDCSVCGGVLKPDVVFFGEFVPAEKFRESVSIVADADALLVVGSSLTVNSGVRLVDHAVRRKHPVVIVNRGTTRSDRRAAVKLDAGTTETLVELASRLGTVASGAGSRSLG
- a CDS encoding RNA methyltransferase, which translates into the protein MQPVRIDSLDDPRLDDFARLTDVALRRVTEPEGGLYIAESNTVIERAIRAGHVPRSVLVQEKWLDDVLPLVAEHDGPVFVGPDALLEELTGFRMHRGAIAAMHRPELPTVAEVVRGAELVVVLEDIVDHTNVGAVFRSVAGLGADAVLVSPRCADPLYRRSVRVSMGTVLQVPWTRIGEWPAAGEELRDQGFHLAAMALTDRSVDLDRFVADVPERVALVMGTEGQGLTDRAIAAADTTVRIPMSHGVDSLNVAAASAVGLWAVAHAQRAR
- a CDS encoding D-alanyl-D-alanine carboxypeptidase, with translation MPRVVRRPRSAVRRPVTISVVAVLVLAVGYLVAAAVVPFAPASAATTTYSAPTSTVPDLTFPGYGATAVEATDFPESLRTSGDREQRSIASITKVVTALVVLEEKPLEPGERGPTIRFTKQMQGLYATYLAKNGEVAPMPDGLRLSEYQTFQVMLMKSANNYAGSLALWAFGSMDAYEKAAGTWLDEHGLDDTVIHEPTGLDPRNRSTATDLVDLGQLALANPVVKEIVGTKQVTVPGAGEIENSNKLLGLDGVEGIKTGTLDEAGACLLFAATYERGGRQVTVVGAMLGGVDHDSLDDDVQRLLRSVADNFQLVTLTHEGQTFGTYSTPWQDGADAVAAKASEVLVWGKSTVTAKTHLDPVTVGDRGERVGRVRFTISDHAAVTVPLELDRSITDPGVWWRWTNPFQGT
- a CDS encoding serine hydrolase domain-containing protein, which translates into the protein MTTTFPRSSPSALGIDARGVSAFLDALESTPDVEPHSFLLLRHGQVAAEGTWDPYRADSVHLLYSLSKSFTAAGVGIAVRAGLIDLDATVLSYFPELDAEVTDERSRRILVRHVLAMASGHREETLERARAIDPTDIVRGFLLLPPDEEPGSVFAYNQPCTYTLAEIVRRVSGGSLVDWLRPRLLDPLGITDFAWKRDEQGNELGFSGCYAPVEAVAKLGQLYLQRGVWDGQRILDEDWVDAAMRVQVENPQEENPDWSQGYGFQFWMARHGFRGDGAYGQFCVVLPEQDVVLALTGQSLDMQAVLDAAWKHLLPAVDGASVDAGADTGLEARIASLALPPVAGERLPDAAAHGPLHRDGAAWRLELDVEGGHLSVPVGEGAWAVEGPLAGSAALVDDGAAVLVTVRFVETPHAAHVRIATDSGDATFDWVTQPLHDGPTTLRRPAA
- a CDS encoding SGNH/GDSL hydrolase family protein: MSERHPWSRYVAIGDSFTEGIGDPDPTVPGGNRGWADRVAEVLAHQADANGAGDFAYANLAIRGRLLQQIIDEQVEPALALRPDLVTVSAGGNDIIRPGTDPDDLAAKVDGMVERLRSDGATVVLFTGPDVGMTPVLGMVRGKTAIYNENLHAIALKHGALVADMWALRVLRDPRMWAPDRLHHSPTGHATVAAAVLDTLGVDHGLAPFAPEPLESRPWREARVEDLGWAKEYLVPWVVRRIKHTSSGDGVSPKRPELQDVVEHRSDTP
- a CDS encoding acyl-CoA dehydrogenase family protein — translated: MSTANPIPADLLARIAARAPGYDAANAFCAEDLDELRAAGYLRLGVPVEQGGQDLGLRATAAVQRTLATAAPATALGLGMHQVWVQAARSVRARGGSFLQVVTDHAADDHLLAFGVSEPGNDAVLFDSLTAAEPDGDGGYRFTGTKVSTSLAPAWDVLSVFGKDTSGAEPVLVHGFTVRADGGVTHRDDWDTLGMRATQSRTTLLEGVHVPAERIVRVLPVGPNQDPLVFGVFAAFELLVASVYVGIAERAVELAVAAVRDRTALDGTPRSDDPDVRRALADAQGAVDAVALQVDALARDVDELVDHGPRWFPLLVGTKARTTDTAQHVVDEAMRVVGGSAYRAGSELARLARDVRAGQYHPSSRDSAARTIAAALLGPAR